In Kitasatospora viridis, the DNA window CCTACGTGTCTGCGGTCGATCCGGTCGGCCATCTCCCACGCTTGTCCGCATGGGAGACGAGCCGACGAAGAAGCGGGTACGCGGGCTGCGCGGACTGGGGGAGTGGTGCGCGCGGCGCTTCGTGGTGGTGATCCTGGCGTGGCTGGCCGCGCTCGGGGTGCTGCACGGGCTGCAGAACACCGTCGGCGGCACCTACTCGGACGACTTCGAGCTGCCCGGCACCCAGTCGAAGACCGGTCAGGACCTGCTCGGCGTGAACGCCCCCGCGCTCGGCGGCTTCGCCGGCCAGGTGGTGATGTCCGACCCGAACGGGCCGCTCAGCGCAGTGCAGGGCCAGATCAACCAGGCCGTCGCCGCGCTCGGCAAGCTGGACCACGTCGTCTCGGCGCAGAGCCCGCTGCCCGCCTCGGCCGGCCAGCCGGCCCCCGCGCTCTCGGCCGACGGGAAGATCGGCTACATCACCGTCCGGTTCAACCAGAACCCCACCTCCTTCGACCAGTCCTACATCGGCGAGGTGGACACCGCCGTCGCCCCGGTGCGCGCGGCCGGCGTGCAGGTCGAGTACGGCGGCGCGCTCGGCGAACTGGCCCGGCCCAAGGCCACCGACCTGAAGAGCGAGGCGATCGGCTTCGCGGTGGCGATCGTGGTGCTGCTGATCGGCTTCGGCAGCGTGCTCGCCGCCGGGCTGCCCCTGGTGACGGCGCTGATCAGCGTGATCGTCGGACTCAGCTGCCTGGCCCTGCTGGCCCGGGCCTTCACCTTCGGCACCGTCTCACCGACCCTGGCGACCATGATCGGGCTAGGCGTCGGCATCGACTACGCGCTCTTCCTGACCACCCGTCACCGCCAGCAGCTGATGGACGGCGTGGACCCGGTCCGCGCCGCCGGCCGGGCCAACACCACCAGCGGCCGCGCCGTGCTGGTCTCCGGCTGCACCGTGATCGTCGCGCTGGCCGGCCTGTACGTGTCCCGGGTGCTGTTCATCGGCAAACTCGGCGCGGCCGCCGCCGTCACCGTGGCGACCGCCGTGGTCGGCGCCCTGACCCTGGTGCCGGCCCTGCTCGGCCTGGTCGGGCGCCGGATCGACCGGCTGCACGTGCGCAAGCCGATCGCGGAGGAGACCGCCGGCGAGAGCGGCGCCCTCTACCGCTACGCCCAGTCGGTGGCCCGGCGCCCCTGGTGGTTCCTGGCCGCCGGCGTGATCGTGATCGGGGTGCTCGCCATCCCGCTCTTCTCGCTGCGGCTCGGCCACATCGACGACGGAGCCGACCCGACCAGCTTCACCGACCGCCGCGCCTACGACCTGATCACCACCGGCTTCGGCCCGGGCGCCAACGGCCCGCTGACCGTCGTCGTCGACCAGGCCAACGTGCCGCAGGACAACCGGGCCGCGCTCGCCACCAACCTGCAGAAGGCCCTGACCGGCGTGCCCGGCGCCGCCAGCATCAGCCCGCCGCAGGCCACCGGCAGCAACGGCGTGCTGCTCACCTCGACCGCCGTCTCCACCGCCCGCCCGCAGGACAAGCAGACCCAGCAGCTCTTCGACCACCTGCGCAAGGACGTGCTGCCGCAGGCGGTGGCCGGCACCGGCGCGACCACCTACGTCACCGGCAGCACCGCCGCCCAGCTGGACTTCGTGGAACTGATGGCCCGTCGGCTCCCGGTGATCATCGCGGTGGTGGTCGGCCTGGCCTTCCTGATCATCCTCGCCGTCTTCCGCGGCCTGCTGGTGGCGGTCAAGGCGGCGGTGCTCAACCTGCTCTCCATCTCCGCCTCCTACGGCGTGCTGGTCGCCGTCTTCCAGTGGGGCTGGGGCGGACCCGGACTGGGCGTGGCCGGCACCGTGCCGATCGAGAGCTACGCCCCGATGATCATGTTCGCCATCGTCTTCGGACTGAGCATGGACTACGAGGTCTTCCTGCTCTCCCGGGTGCACGAGTTCTGGCTGACGACCGGTCAGGGCCACGAGAGCGTCGCCCACGGCCTGCGGATCACCGCCCGGGTGATCACCTGCGCCGCGCTCATCATGGTCAGCGTGTTCTCGGCGTTCATCCTCAGCCACGACATCGTGGTGAAGATGCTCGGCCTCGGCCTCGCCGTCAGCGTGCTGATCGACGCGACCGTGGTGCGGCTGCTGCTGGTGCCGGCCGTGATGGTGCTCTTCGACCACCGCGCCTGGTGGACGCCCCGCTGGCTGGACCGGCTGCTGCCGCACATCGACGCCGAGGGCGCCGCCCAGGCCGACTGACTAGGACCCGCTGGGTTTCCCGGTCGCGTCGAGCGCCACCAGGCCGGTGTCGCCCATCCCGTAGACCCGGCCGCCGCCGGCGGCGAGCGGGATGGCGACCGCGTACTGGTCGCCGCTGCCGAACTCGTAGGTCCAGCGGCCGTTCCCGGTGGCCGGGTCGAGCGCCCACAGCTTGCCGGTCACCCACAGGTAGAGGTTGCCGTCGGCGCACTGCAGGGAGGCGACCGGGGACTGCACCGAGGCCGGCACCGAACCCGCCCAGCGGAGCGTGCCGTCGGCGGTGTCGACGGCGTGGACCTGGATGTTCCCCTTGCCGTCCATCCCCGCGGCGTAGGCCCAGGTCCCGTCCGCGGAGGCGACCACGGAGCTGAACATGCTCTGCTGCTGGGTGTGCCAGACCAGGTTCCCGTTCGCCGGGTCCACCGCGTACAGGTGGTCGGAGGCGTAGAGGAAGAGGCCGTTCGCCCAGCAGTGGGCGGGATCGTTCGAGGCGACGGAGAAGTCGTCCATGCCGACGCTGGTGCCGGCCCCCGGGGCGTTCTGCTGCCAGCTGCTCCTGCCGCCCGCGCCGACGTCGACGCCGATCAGCTTCGGGTCGGTGCGGTCCGTGTTCGCGCTGACCAGCAGCAGGTGCGAACCGGTGGCGGGCACCAGGACGCGCTGCTGACCCTGCGTCTGGCCGAGCGTGGTCTGCCAGAGGATCTGACGGGTCGACGGGTCCACCGCCCAGAGGAAGTCGCCGACGCTGAACGCGGGCCCGCCCGCCGCGTTCATGGTGCCGAAGCCGCTGCCCGTGGCGTAGACGATCCCGTTGAGCGCGCCCGGGAGCCAGATCGACTGCATCGACAGACCGGACGATCCGATGCTCCAGGCGGTCTGGCCGGTGTCGACCGAGAGGGCGTTCACCGCGTGGTCCGTCTGCAGCGCGCCAGTGCCGCCCGCCGCGAACAGCAGGTCGCCGACCACCAGGGCCGGCAGCCCGCCCATGCCCGCCTTCGCGCCGAAGGTGGAGTTGGCCACCGGCCCCCAGACCGGCTTGCCCGACCGGTCGAACGCCCGGATGCCCTGGTCGCCGACCGCGATCACCTTGTCCTTGGCGATCAGCACCTGGAGCAGCGGGTCGCTCGGCGCCGTCCACAGCGCCGTCGCCGTCGCCTTGACGTCCAGCGAGCGGCTCGGATCGGTCGCGGCCGGCCGCGGCGAGCCGCCGGCCGAGGGGGAGGCCGCCTTCGACGGCCCCTGACGCAGCGTCAGCGCGGCCGCCGCGCCGACGGCGCCGGCCAGCACCAGCCCGCCGCCGGCGCCCAGCAGCAGCCGGCGCCGGCTCAGCCCGGGGCCCGGCCGCCCGCCCACCCGGCCCAGGTCGACCGTCGGGCCGGTCAGCGGCCCCGGCCCGCCCGGCCAACCTGGCTGACCCGGCTGACCGGCCGCCGGCAGCGGCTCGGTGCGCCCGCTCGACGCGAGCCGCAGGTCGGGCGCGGCCAGCGGCACCGGGGCCAGCACCGCGGCGGCCTCCTCGACGGCCGCGATCAGCTGCGGCGGCAGCCAGTTGCCGTACGCGGTCGAGCCGCCCGAGCGCTCCACCGCCGCGACGATCTCGGCCGGCGCCGGCCGGTCCTGCGCCCGCTTGGCCAGGCAGGCCGCCACCAGCAGCCGCAACCCGGCGGGCAGGCCGCCCAGTTCGGGCTCCTCCTCGACCACCCGGCGCAGGATCTCCATGGCGCTGCCCCCGGCGAACGGGCTGCTGCCGGTCGCGGCGCAGACGATGGTCGCACCGAGCGCGAACACGTCGGCCGCCGGCCCGACCTGCTCGCCCAGCGCCTGTTCGGGAGACATGAAGGCGGGCGTGCCGAGCACCGCGCCCGCCGTGGTGAGCGCGGTGCCGTCGGCGGCGCGGGCGATCCCGAAGTCGATGACGTGCGGGCCGTCCAGCGCCAGCAGCACGTTGCTGGGCTTCAGGTCACGGTGGGTCAGCCGGGCCGCGTGGATGTTCCGCAGCTCCTCGGCGATCCCCGCCGTCAGCGCGCGCAGCGTCGCCTCGGGCAGCGGTCCGGTCCGGTCCACCGCCTGCTGGAGCGGGACGCCGGGCACGAACGCGGTCGCCAGCCAGGGCACCGGCCCGTCGGCGTCGGCGTCCACCACCGGGGCGGTGAACACCGAGGAGGCCGCCCGCGCCGCCGCGACCTCGGCGCGGAACCGGGCCCGGAAGCCGGTGTCACCGGCGAGTTCGGGCCGGACCAGCTTCACGGCGACGGTCCGCCCGCCGGCCGACCGGCCCAGGAACACCGTCCCCATGCCGCCCTCGCCCAGCCGGCCCAGCAGGGTGTACGGGCCGATCCGCAGCGGATCCCCGGGTACCAGCGGCTTCACGTCACACTCCGTTCGAGGGCAGCACGGCGACCGCCGTGCCGTTGGGATCGACGATGCAGACCCGGCCGTCGCCGGCCGCCCAGCCGAGCGTGCCCGGGTCGGTGCCCTTGAAGCCGGAGAACCGCCAGCGGGGCTTGCCGGTCGCGGGGTCGAAGGCCCACACCACGGCCTCGTCGTCCATCAGGTAGAGGTTGCCGTCGGCCTGGAGCAGGCGGCTGCCGCCGGTGTTCCCGGTGTTCGGGGCCTTCACCGGCAGCGGCGCGCGCCACCGCTGGTGCCCGGTCGCGGGGTCGAGCGCCACCAGCGAGGACCCGCCGTCGGTGTCCAGCCAGCGGCCGTAGCAGGTGGCGCCGTCGGGGCTCAGCGCGATCGCGTCGCCGGAGCCGGAGGCCAGCAGTCCGGTGGGCGCCGACCAGACCGGGTT includes these proteins:
- a CDS encoding protein kinase domain-containing protein, which encodes MKPLVPGDPLRIGPYTLLGRLGEGGMGTVFLGRSAGGRTVAVKLVRPELAGDTGFRARFRAEVAAARAASSVFTAPVVDADADGPVPWLATAFVPGVPLQQAVDRTGPLPEATLRALTAGIAEELRNIHAARLTHRDLKPSNVLLALDGPHVIDFGIARAADGTALTTAGAVLGTPAFMSPEQALGEQVGPAADVFALGATIVCAATGSSPFAGGSAMEILRRVVEEEPELGGLPAGLRLLVAACLAKRAQDRPAPAEIVAAVERSGGSTAYGNWLPPQLIAAVEEAAAVLAPVPLAAPDLRLASSGRTEPLPAAGQPGQPGWPGGPGPLTGPTVDLGRVGGRPGPGLSRRRLLLGAGGGLVLAGAVGAAAALTLRQGPSKAASPSAGGSPRPAATDPSRSLDVKATATALWTAPSDPLLQVLIAKDKVIAVGDQGIRAFDRSGKPVWGPVANSTFGAKAGMGGLPALVVGDLLFAAGGTGALQTDHAVNALSVDTGQTAWSIGSSGLSMQSIWLPGALNGIVYATGSGFGTMNAAGGPAFSVGDFLWAVDPSTRQILWQTTLGQTQGQQRVLVPATGSHLLLVSANTDRTDPKLIGVDVGAGGRSSWQQNAPGAGTSVGMDDFSVASNDPAHCWANGLFLYASDHLYAVDPANGNLVWHTQQQSMFSSVVASADGTWAYAAGMDGKGNIQVHAVDTADGTLRWAGSVPASVQSPVASLQCADGNLYLWVTGKLWALDPATGNGRWTYEFGSGDQYAVAIPLAAGGGRVYGMGDTGLVALDATGKPSGS
- a CDS encoding MMPL family transporter, whose protein sequence is MGDEPTKKRVRGLRGLGEWCARRFVVVILAWLAALGVLHGLQNTVGGTYSDDFELPGTQSKTGQDLLGVNAPALGGFAGQVVMSDPNGPLSAVQGQINQAVAALGKLDHVVSAQSPLPASAGQPAPALSADGKIGYITVRFNQNPTSFDQSYIGEVDTAVAPVRAAGVQVEYGGALGELARPKATDLKSEAIGFAVAIVVLLIGFGSVLAAGLPLVTALISVIVGLSCLALLARAFTFGTVSPTLATMIGLGVGIDYALFLTTRHRQQLMDGVDPVRAAGRANTTSGRAVLVSGCTVIVALAGLYVSRVLFIGKLGAAAAVTVATAVVGALTLVPALLGLVGRRIDRLHVRKPIAEETAGESGALYRYAQSVARRPWWFLAAGVIVIGVLAIPLFSLRLGHIDDGADPTSFTDRRAYDLITTGFGPGANGPLTVVVDQANVPQDNRAALATNLQKALTGVPGAASISPPQATGSNGVLLTSTAVSTARPQDKQTQQLFDHLRKDVLPQAVAGTGATTYVTGSTAAQLDFVELMARRLPVIIAVVVGLAFLIILAVFRGLLVAVKAAVLNLLSISASYGVLVAVFQWGWGGPGLGVAGTVPIESYAPMIMFAIVFGLSMDYEVFLLSRVHEFWLTTGQGHESVAHGLRITARVITCAALIMVSVFSAFILSHDIVVKMLGLGLAVSVLIDATVVRLLLVPAVMVLFDHRAWWTPRWLDRLLPHIDAEGAAQAD